Within Vicia villosa cultivar HV-30 ecotype Madison, WI linkage group LG1, Vvil1.0, whole genome shotgun sequence, the genomic segment GGAGGATTTTTCTTTTAGCAAATATAATAAtctaaaatataagaaaataaactgTTCTGGAAATGACCAATCTGTCATTGCTGCTCTTTTGGCCTGCCACGTGAGATGTCTGTCTGCATTGCTTCAACTCTACACAAATTTTCCAACACCTTTTAATGTtccaactagtaacaaacccgtgcgttcgcacgggttctggtacgggacgcacaTTTGGTGCAAATAtacatttaaattaataaataggaTTTTctgtaataaaaataattaaaataaatataattttccaTGTATGACTTATtgagagtttttttttataaaaaggagaattgatattaataaaatgttgtagaaaataaatgtataaatttaATTGATGACTTATTgagaattttatttataaaaaggagaattgatatttaataaaatgttGTAGAAAAATAATGTATAAATTTAATGGATGGGCCATTGAAAATTGGGCCCAAATTATGATATTGCAGCCTAAAGAAGCAGCACGTGAAGACCCGGTGTCATCTACCATTTCAGTATCAAGAACCATGCATTGAAGGCCCAATGTGAAAGCCCAATGTCATTAAGTAAAAGGAGGTAATTGAATATGCGTTTTATTGACTCCATAAACGTGCAGAAACAGAAACGTTCAGCTACATTAACTTCTCCAGATACCTAAGTGTTTGTTATATTGGAGAAGTGGAACGTTGTAGCTGTTATCTAAAAAAACTTCAGAGCTTCCGAAACAGTTCAAACGATAAGGATTCAAAAGCTCAAGTCGAAAGGTGTGTTTGTTTTTGACATATTTGATATTTTAGGGTTTCGCTCTTCTATGACTTTCGGTAGCAACAACTGACAAGCGAACATTCACGATTTATTGTATTTCTGCAGTTTCAAAGCCCGGATGGATCGAGAAGCAGCATGGAGAAGGATGAGGCTGGATCAGGTCTATTCGCAGTACGAGGAGTTGCGATCTTCATCGCCTCTTCTGGAGAAAAAGAGTGTCCCGGAAAAAGGCGGCCCTTCTGCTCAATCCCAGTTGCATGTGGATCTTCGCAAGGTTaaggaggaaaagggaaaaggGGTAGCTGCTGAAGGTGTTCGTCGTCGCGAGGAACAGGTGATTGTGTCTGAACGGGGTAGAAAGCGTCCCCTCATTGTGCTATCTTCCGACAGTGAAAGGTAACAATTACATTGTTGCATGTGTTGATAGTTATATTCGATATTGTTTATTACAATAATTTAGTTTAGTGATATTGAAATCTCAGAGGTATTATATGATTTTGATATAAAAGTTGTCTTTCAGTTCTGATACAGATGACGCTAAAGAAGAAGAGGTGGTCAAATACGATGAAGTCATAGAGGAAGATGATGGAATTTATGGAACTGTCTTTACTTGGAGAAGGAAGATGTCTGGGAGAGTTGTACAGAGAAATGTACTTGTAAGTTATTTGGTTTAGGCTTCATTTTTTCGCACAAGGTTGTTCACATCCACTATGTCATTTTTTTGGCCAAAACTGTAGCATATTAAACTTTGTCATACTATTTTATTTGCACCTAATGGTTTGAAATGATCTGAAGTTTgtttaatgaaatgaatttacGGGATTCTTCTATTAAGATAAATATGATGCATATTCAACTATCTGCAACACATGTTTTCACCCAATCTAGTTCAAGCTCTATTTCAAACATGGTTAGTTGCTGATAGTTTACTCTATTGTGTTAATAGAGTTTTCACCCAATCTGAATTTAGTgtccttatttattttttaggagTTTGATCATGATCTGAATATAAGTAGGAATAGAATCATATAAAAAGTAGGTATCCTCTTCTatgctaaaaattaattattctgTCAATGAGTAACTAAAAGAATTTGATTGTTCCATGTTAATAGAGTAATCATATTAATTAAGTGTTTAGCATTTTAAATAAGCACCCGGAAAATAGTCTTTTATTTAACCCGTATGATTTGAACATTCAGCATGTTTACACATCTTTTTTAAGTAGGAATAGAATCATATAAAAAGTCTATTTCCGCTTCTATGGTAAAAATTAATTATTCTGTCAATGAGTAACTAAAAGAATTTGATTGCTCCATGTTAATAGAGTAGTCATATTAATTAAGTGTTTAGCAATTTAAATCAGCACCCTTGTCATAGTCTTTTATTTAACCCTAATGATTTGAACAATCAGCATGTTTACACATCTTTTTTAATGTGGATATTTTGCAACTGTTATCCACAAACAGTTTGGGTCACTTGGACTACACATCAGTGACTTTAAACCATCCACTGCATATGATGTATACTAACTTCATATTTGTTAACATGTTATTTGCAGCAACTTCCCCAGAAAGTCATTAAGAAGTGTTTAATGACTGGTCATGAACGGATTCAAATAGCCGACTCTGATACTGGGATAGATTATGACTGTGTGTTGCACCGGGCGGTGAGACAATATTGTGTGGAGAGGTTTGTTGGGGAAGGTTGGTACGACTTTGCGAAGAGTAGGGACATTAAGAGAGGAGACAGGGTTGGATTCTCATTAAGGGTGCCTCCGGCTTCAAAAATTGTCGTCAATATATTGAACCGGTAAGAATGAAGAACAAACATGGTCCTTGGAATTGCTTGCTGAAGAAAGTTATGTCATTTTGTTGGTGATGGATGTTTATGTGGTTTTGATGGCAATGGATGGTTATCTAATATATTGTATTGATGTTTTATGTGTTTATTTTGTTAGTTACCTTAATGTTAGGTTTGACTTTAGTTTGTTTGGTAAAACATGTATCCAAATGCTCTGAATTGTATCTAAGCAAGTGCTTAGGGAATGGTCTAAATTGTGTTATTCAGGTAGTTGTTGTCCTTTTTTAAACAATATCATAGAAGTATTTCTGAAGTTCAAACTACTAAAATTATGGTATATGTAATATTCTTGCACGcatgttttaatttatattgatttATATCCTATTGAAAACATGTTTTATCTGCTATAACCTTATATATCATATTGTAATTTAATGAAGAAAGTTGGTAGAAAACATGTTAGATTTTGAAGTATTGACATTCAAGTAATATGTCACGTTTATGAGTGTACATGCATGAGTTGCATGGAGCCACGTTGTTTGTTACAATAATGAAAATTGTGTACAATACTAAATATTATAATTGGATATTACATTGACATTAGCTTTTGTTTCATTTAAAAACATAGATTAAAAGGTGGACCCATTTCCAAAAAGTAAGAAAAAGTGTTTGCATAATTGTCCATATATGTTTACCACTAACTGTGCACACGTGAAAGAGGAATGAAAAAGAATGGACAATACTTCTTTCACCATATTCCTTTACACTATAAGACAAATGCATAAGAAATGAAAACTTTATTAAAAAGAGGAGATATCACATGTTCATGTAAAAAGCTATGTTGCTATACTATTCACACGTGGGAGATATCACATGTTCATGTAAAAAGATGTGTTGCTATACTATTCACACGTGAATCAAGTTAACTTTGGTGAAAAAATTGGTAATAAATAGATTCTCTCCCACCAGATTTTTTTCAAAGCAAGCAGGAAGAGGATTTACATTAAACAGCTTGTTTGGAGGAAGCTATAACATGGAACTGTGTGGAGATCTTATGCATTCAGAAATGATTAACTATTTTGTAATTGCAAAAGTTGCCTCACAGGTTCATGAATTATTTtggttgtttttattattttctaacaTTAATTTTGCTTCAACTTTACATTTGAATGTTGATAATAATGATTATGCAATATATCTGTAGTTGTATCCAGAAATTGATCCGGCATTTGTTGAAAGGAATGGAGATGAAATATCTAAAAGTTGGACAATCTTGAATAACCAAGGTGTTCACCACGAATTGATATATAACCAAAAGTCTTTTCACCCACTCATTATTAGTGGTTGGCCTTGTCTTCAATGTTATTACGATCTACCTGCCGATGTTGTTTTGACAGTGGGTTAAGGGTTCAGGGTTATGCTTTGATGTAATCTCTAGATCCTGTACCAAATTTTATGCACAGAACCCGTAAATACAACGACATGGAATGATTCAAAGACATGTTAAGGGAAATAAGAGAAGGATACCGCATGCACTTCACATTCTTCTCCAGCATCAGTTTTTGCTTCATCGACGCTTTCTTTAATCTGCATAACATGTATACATTAGCCGGGATATCGTTAATAACAGATATATGAAGGATTATATTGATAACACATTACAATACCTGCAGCGATTGGGTTTCTGGTTTGGTTGAAGTGGATACCTAATTTGCAATAACAAACCACTCTATCAGCAAGACAAAGGTGTATGTAATGCAAAACAAGTATTCTTACATAGGCTGGTAAAATAATACCTTTGAGGTCTCCCACGGCGCCTTTAATTGTTCATAGAATGCATCATCTTTAATGAACATAACAACGGAGCAACTGTCCCaatgataagtgtcaaaatgtacttattttgtgtatgtaaatagtggcacttatcgatacttttgttaataccgtttgaataattccccgttttgtgtatacatacgtatactttgtgaatatttgtattttcatatacttttataccatttgatagtttttcctttgtttttataggtattcatgcttattggagccttgaggaataaagtgtcaaaggcacgacttcgatttcgtagttttggtgcaagcccgcttagccaccgtcaagcggacttccaaagactcaaaataaggatgacaaaaatcatcattttggtttccattcattcattattggatagagcattgaataagctttccaacgcttcgaaccgggcgcaattcggagttacggttctcaacttatggcgaaaacaagatttcacttttgctgtcagccgctaagcgggagtacctccgctgagcgaccatgacagatatcagcttgttaaataggggtaaaaatcacatttttaggttatgttttggggtaattgttcccaaatcatcaaaccttcattcttagggtagattagcttagaaaacaacttcagaggttgcatttggatgatcgggggtggattgagcgtcgaacggagctgacaaaccgggagattttcggttcatttctcttcttctttgtgtatttctctttggttgggtttgtttgtatatttacttgaatcttatgtatatttaccgattataatgttatatttaacttgctttacgaatctgtgttgatgttatcctggatttttgctctatgctggggatttgggttgctttagagataaacttcttgaatccttatctaggatgataatctgttggttctgaactctagagatagatttagagctagcattcactgtttgtatctgtacgtaatgctttcatgtttgagcggcgcgcgagagatcgccgacgcgagaatacggatgttctcgcgacttcgcgttagagataaccttagttgtgagatgatctcgtttgtgctccagagatggacgcttatgtgagagatacgtgatgacatagacgagtatcgtaggttgaatataatgggttggtaagtgtatgtttgtgaagagtgaatatatttacattcctgataagttctttctcttctaagaatgtgtttgttattctttcctgtctatatctttgtttactttttgctcattcaaacccaagatcgaaaccgtagaaactgttgaatggcatctctccatctctgaggacgataattcccggatcaatatttccaaatcttttttgttgcttgccctatactgcattcaacacccAACTGGGTTGCCATTTTACTCTAAAAGCCAGCTTTAAGTCCAACATGACATCAAGTGCTAGAGGGAACTCTAAGGGATCCGTTATGCCAGTCTACGTAAGATTGCAACACACAATAATTAACCGGGTAGTTAATAGAATCCATTCCTTGTAACATTCTATTTGGAAACAGCTTGTGAGTTGTATGTGTATGATAAATAATTATGGTATAACACCCTACTTATACCGTTATGTCAGGTTACGTACCATTACAACACAGAATTCTTGACCGGGTAGTAAAGGTTAGATAAGCCTACGTTATGATTAATTCTAATGCTAACGGGTAATGACGTTAAAGTAGAATTAACCTTAATCATTGTCTCACGCATCTGAGCAGCAGAGAGTTTCAAAATCTCAGTACATTCCCTATCCCagaaaatgaatttgcaagctACGCCCGCATGGGCAGCATCAATTTCAATCTTATACCTGTTTAGGAGTGACATTTGATGTTAACATAGAATAAAGAAAAGGGCAAATGGGCTGAATTAAATTCATATAAGCACCTATAGATTTCGGTTTCAGTTTTATGGTTATTATCACATTTGTACGGAGGATGATCACCACGAATAGCTTTTGGGCATGCATAGCAAGCCTGATAATACCATCCGAAGGAAGAAGCGATCAATTTTTTGGTTTCAGCAACCGTTGCACAAAATGTCGTCTGCATGAAATTCAGACAAGATACATTGTAAAGCATAGGATTTAACAAACCGTcaaaaatgcatataaaaataaaagtcacatAACAGACCTCGCGCAGTTTTTTAATCTCACTGATAGGTAGTACAACAGCACCTTCGAGCAACTTTTGGGTTGGGGTTTGTCGTCCGGTATCAGAATTAGAATTCTGTGAGTAACGCTGATACTGAGAGCTTAATTGGCTGGAAACGGTAACCAAAGAATCCTTAGGGAACCTGCAAGAAACAATGATAAGTAAAAAAATGAGAGTGACCTAAGTTGAATGTCAAAAAGTTGAATACGCATGTGTCAATATAAGTAATTCTCCGTACTTGTCTAAGAAGTTTTTCATTGCCGGCAAATTCTCATTGATACAGAGCCGCGTCACGTGAAAGGTGTTGGTAACCGACAGGGGATATTGTCCTTAAATTACAAATTCATAGTCAAAGTTGAGTATATTGACGTAATATAGTAAAAGTGTTTCGATTGTCTAACCCTCTTCTTTAACTTTTGCGTATTGAAGAACCAGGATTGTTGGATTAGATGCGTCACCCCGCTCTTTGTTAAAATTAAAGAATTGAGCAGCATAGGACTCCCATAGGGTGCAATTAATCGTGTTGTTGCTGGGCATAATAAAATGGAAGGATTAGAAACACAATATGGCTATGGAGCAAGACAAACATAGGGTGCATATTATGAACTAATTACCTCTCATCCCTAAGGACCAAATTGACTTGCAGTTTTTTGCCTCCAGTCTGTGTCTGAGCATATCCGATAGACTCGACCATACCAATAACATCTGCAAAAAGGATAACAACAAACAACATAAGTAATATGAAGGAAACATTAAAAAAAGGTGTAACATGCTCCAAGTCATAAATAAAATGTTACCGAGCAGCAAATCTTTCCGATATTTCCCGGTAATGATATCAGCGAATCTGgtaaacttcctttgcttgggtTGTATTTCATGTTTGTTAACATCCGAAACCGATGTTCCTCCAGTAAACTTTACCAGATACTTGTGTGTGGATGGTTTGAAGAGCAACTTATTTGGCTGTACTTTAAAGTTGGACACGGTGTAGGTCGAATTCAGAGCAAATTTCTCGTAATATGCAGCCTTGTGTGCAGGCGGAACAACAACATGGACATCACATCCCTGAGCAATATATTAAAATCCACAAAGTTATGAGCTATAAACAAATTTATGCAACTGTTATGACCAAAGTTACCATTTGAATTCATGGAAGCATAGGTAATAACCCAActgtttgtttttatgaaacTACAAGGAATCAGATCCATAATAAGCTAAGCATAAAATACACTTTTGGAAAATTAGTCCTCAACGAAAAAATAACCAATCAAAAGGTTTGCAAAGCTACCAAATAACATACACCTTATGAAACACTTTGCAaacataaaaattttaaaagCTAGAAAGAATATAAACTTTGAAATATACAGATAACACACAAACTGTGAAAGCTACCAAATACTGTTATGACCTTTTGAAATATACAAAATACACCAAAAATGGATACCTTTTGAAAGCtacaaaacataaacaatattaaagctcaaaaaaaaaaacacccacTGTGAAAGCTATTAAAATACTTCTCTAAAAATGAcagaacaaaaaacaacaaaatataaatCGGAAAATACGAAACCGTTTAGGCTGTAGAACATACATCCTTGTCAATGAAAATCATTTCAAAGTGGTCTTTGTTGTTGGAAACGACACTCCATTTATGCTCAACTCGAGCCGCAACCTTCCATAACTCCTTACAGTCGTTGATGTCAGCAACACGCTCTAACGGTCTTGCCATGGGGGAGGAGGAGAAAGGAAGAAATGAAAGTTTTtgtatgaaaaagaaaaaagattttCGAGAGAGAAGATGAGAGAGAGACTGAAAGAGTTGATAGAAATGAAGGAGTGAACAGATTCAAGTTGCTGAAGGAAAATAAAGAGACATAAGATTTGTATTGAAATTTGCAAAACCATAGTTGCAAGAAAAGAGAAAAGTTGAGTCTGTCTGCAGCGTTCATTCATTGGGAGAGAGATTCATTGAGTGAAAAGGGGATTACGGCGTTCATTCATTGGGAGAGAGATTAATTGAGTGAAAAGAGAAGCCAAAAAGTGTAGAAGGAAAATCAAATGGGAAATTACAAAAGATTTATGAGATTGGGAAAAGTAGAAAATGCAAAGAGAGTGTCCACGTGGGTAGGTTAAATGAAGAGGATTTAGGAAAAGGGCAAAATGGGTTTTTAAAGAACAATTAACTTTCTTATATGAGATTGCATGTTGCTGtgttttttagattaaaaaaatccaaattttaaaaagGCTACTTTTTTTTCCCTATTATAGCATACTTTCCTCTCTCTCTTCTTCTACCTAATAACATCTCTTTCTTCTACAATCTactaaaaatagaaattaaatcccttccttttttatttttctatccataaaaattcttctttttatttgaaaaaaaaaaagaattccaAGATAGAGAAATGAGtaggaataaaattaaaaaaaaaaaaaacacacacacatattattattattattattattattattattattattaacaggttcctatttaataaatttataataaataaaatttaataaggacCGAAAGATATTAAACTATTAAtagttatatttatctttttatttggCACACAAACTAAGAGAATATAAAatttgataattaattttttttttaatatgatgaAGCAGATTGTTTCTTCAAACTATTAATTTTTTAACGAGTCTCATTATCTCTTTCTCTTCCCCCACTCTTCTCTCATTCTTTCTTTTTCCATGTTGCTATTCTCTCTTCTCTAAATATCTTATCTCTTTTTATTTCTTCATTATTTTTTCTCCAATTTATTTTACTCACTCCTCATTGTTTCTTCTAAAATCTAAATACATATGAACTCATTTTTAActctattttcttcttcttcatcttcttaatATTTGTTGGTTTTCTTAGTTTTTAGATCCACCGAAGATGGAAACAAGTAGTAAATCAAcctcaaaaacaacaaaaaagttgATAATTTTAGATCATATATGTTATTttcatatcttttatatttatatcAAGTTAATAATTTTAGATCAAATCTGTTATTTTCAGATctttttctctcattcatcttcttaaaatctttttttacttcttttattttttaggtCATTGATCTACCAAAAATGGAAATGAGAAGTAAAACaatattgaaaaacaagaaacaagtaaataattttaaatcagctatgttattttttttatttgttttttaatgttTAGAGTTGATCTACAATCCAGATCTAGAACTTTAAAACAACATCGAAAACAagtatgttatttttttttatcaaatttgtaattttaaaaCAACATCAAAAACAAGTATGTATTTATTTCTTATTGTGGC encodes:
- the LOC131614692 gene encoding uncharacterized protein LOC131614692; this translates as MGCDVHVVVPPAHKAAYYEKFALNSTYTVSNFKVQPNKLLFKPSTHKYLVKFTGGTSVSDVNKHEIQPKQRKFTRFADIITGKYRKDLLLDVIGMVESIGYAQTQTGGKKLQVNLVLRDESNNTINCTLWESYAAQFFNFNKERGDASNPTILVLQYAKVKEEGQYPLSVTNTFHVTRLCINENLPAMKNFLDKFPKDSLVTVSSQLSSQYQRYSQNSNSDTGRQTPTQKLLEGAVVLPISEIKKLRETTFCATVAETKKLIASSFGWYYQACYACPKAIRGDHPPYKCDNNHKTETEIYRYKIEIDAAHAGVACKFIFWDRECTEILKLSAAQMRETMIKVNSTLTSLPVSIRINHNVGLSNLYYPVKNSVL